From Streptomyces sp. TLI_053, a single genomic window includes:
- the efeU gene encoding iron uptake transporter permease EfeU, whose product MFANYLIGLREGLEASLVVCILIAYLVKTGRREKLPPVWTGVGAAVLLSMAFGAVLQFGSSQLSFEAQEALGGSLSIISVGLVTWMVFWMRRTARHLRSELQGKLDAALAMGTGALVATAFLAVGREGLETALFIWTAVQATEDGYNPIIGAALGLLTAAFLGWLFYRGALKINLAKFFTWTGAMLVVVAAGVLAYGVHDLQEAGWLPGLHTTAFDISTTVPKDSWYGTLLKGVFNFQPDPTVFQLVVWLAYLAPTLAYFFGVLGGPAKPGTPEPTGTTGSTGTTGSTEARPTA is encoded by the coding sequence GTGTTCGCCAACTATCTGATCGGCCTGCGCGAAGGACTCGAAGCCAGCCTGGTCGTCTGCATCCTCATCGCCTACCTGGTCAAGACCGGCCGCCGGGAGAAGCTCCCGCCGGTGTGGACCGGCGTCGGCGCCGCCGTGCTGCTCTCGATGGCCTTCGGCGCGGTGCTGCAGTTCGGCTCCTCGCAACTGTCCTTCGAGGCCCAGGAGGCCCTCGGCGGCTCACTGTCGATCATCTCCGTCGGCCTGGTCACCTGGATGGTCTTCTGGATGCGCCGCACCGCGCGCCACCTCAGGAGCGAACTCCAGGGCAAACTCGACGCCGCCCTCGCGATGGGCACCGGCGCACTGGTCGCCACCGCCTTCCTCGCCGTCGGCCGCGAGGGCCTGGAGACCGCCCTGTTCATCTGGACCGCCGTCCAGGCCACCGAGGACGGCTACAACCCGATCATCGGCGCCGCCCTCGGCCTGCTCACCGCCGCCTTCCTCGGCTGGCTGTTCTACCGCGGCGCCCTGAAGATCAACCTCGCCAAGTTCTTCACCTGGACCGGCGCCATGCTCGTCGTCGTCGCCGCCGGCGTCCTCGCCTACGGCGTCCACGACCTCCAGGAGGCCGGCTGGCTGCCCGGCCTGCACACCACCGCCTTCGACATCTCCACCACCGTCCCCAAGGACAGCTGGTACGGCACCCTCCTCAAGGGCGTCTTCAACTTCCAGCCCGACCCCACGGTGTTCCAGCTGGTGGTCTGGCTCGCCTACCTGGCGCCGACGCTGGCCTACTTCTTCGGTGTCCTCGGCGGCCCCGCCAAGCCCGGCACCCCCGAGCCCACCGGCACCACCGGCAGCACCGGCACGACCGGCAGCACCGAGGCCCGCCCCACCGCCTGA
- a CDS encoding HNH endonuclease family protein has protein sequence MSAIRVPGRVLAAAFGALLLALTTLLTGAGTARAALPTPVSAATARGYLAAVTVAAESHDSTYDRALFPHWITISGTCNTRETVLKRDGSNVVTDSACASVSGSWVSAYDNVTTTSASSFDIDHLVPLAEAWRSGAWAWTTAQRQALANDLVRPQLIAVSASSNRSKGDQDPAHWLPQTSYRCTYARAWVQVKYYYGLSVDSAEKSALSSILNGC, from the coding sequence ATGTCCGCGATACGTGTGCCCGGCCGCGTCCTGGCCGCCGCCTTCGGCGCCCTGCTGCTCGCCCTCACCACCCTGCTGACCGGTGCCGGCACCGCCCGGGCCGCCCTGCCGACCCCGGTCTCGGCCGCCACCGCCCGCGGCTACCTCGCCGCCGTCACGGTGGCCGCGGAGTCCCACGACTCCACCTACGACCGCGCGCTCTTCCCGCACTGGATCACCATCTCCGGCACCTGCAACACCCGGGAGACGGTTCTCAAGCGCGACGGCAGCAACGTCGTCACCGACTCCGCCTGCGCCTCCGTCAGCGGCAGCTGGGTCTCGGCCTACGACAACGTCACCACCACCAGCGCGTCGAGCTTCGACATCGACCACCTGGTGCCGCTGGCCGAGGCCTGGCGCTCCGGCGCCTGGGCCTGGACCACCGCCCAGCGCCAGGCCCTCGCCAACGATCTGGTCCGCCCGCAGCTGATCGCCGTCTCCGCGAGCTCCAACCGCTCCAAGGGCGACCAGGACCCGGCCCACTGGCTGCCGCAGACCTCCTACCGCTGCACCTACGCCCGTGCCTGGGTGCAGGTGAAGTACTACTACGGCCTCTCGGTCGACAGCGCGGAGAAGAGCGCGCTCTCCTCGATCCTCAACGGCTGCTGA
- a CDS encoding FtsX-like permease family protein, whose translation MYRTALRNVLAHKARLLMTTLAVLLGTAFVAGTLVFTDTLGDAWRSQSAKSYADIAVTVGDSDAISKGYDRGDRDPGAPTLTEDTRKAIAALPGAAEARGVVSGFAGIADRKGALIGDGFSTTGTNYVPGADGNDPRYPLHDGRGPRTSGEIALDAKTAEKGGYKVGDTVRVAVNGPVMELKLTGTLGTNDPRIVSGGSLAAFDTATAQQLYLSPGQYAEIDVKGKPGADDTALLTAVRQTVPASDSIEANTGRHLAAEQERMIDEGTKGMSTVLLVFAGISLFVGIFIIANTFTMLIAQRTKELALLRAVGASRKQITLSVLAEALLVGLAASIGGLLAGVGIASGLKALLNGPWGANLPDGPLVIAPSTVIASLVVGVVVTVLAALLPSLRASRIAPVAAMSSAEQPATQKSLLVRNIIGLFFAAIGTGGLLAGAAAKSVNLVGLSSAALMVGVFVLTPLLSRPVIALFAPALRKLYGTPGKLARENAVRNPRRTAATASALTIGVTLITALTVVGASVNKAADDSSASDLKADYVVAMKNSSVLAPEVAAQIAKIPGVTAMSTERTVKVRSATDAEDRSLLTAVDAAAFGRLVDVRVTEGSADALEQGRLISSVGYAKNQGLTVGSTLDVTYPDGSRGSLTVGALAEGSNLVAGLIAPAHVVAPHADPTVGLEKVLVKGSAGATPELKQALRDATGSNPLISVDGQKDIRAENQRAVTAVLNVMYGLLGMSVVVAVLGVVNTMAMSVFERRREIGMLRAIGLDRRGIGRMVRLESLMIALFGGVVGVLLGIVTAWAATRTIAGVFKNITVVVPPVQIGLFLVAAAVIGLLAALWPARRAARTDILGAIKSE comes from the coding sequence ATGTACCGCACCGCACTGCGCAACGTGCTGGCCCACAAGGCCCGACTGCTGATGACGACGCTCGCCGTCCTCCTCGGCACCGCCTTCGTGGCCGGCACCCTCGTCTTCACCGACACCCTGGGCGATGCCTGGCGTTCCCAGAGCGCCAAGAGCTACGCCGACATCGCCGTCACGGTCGGCGACAGCGATGCCATCAGCAAGGGGTACGACCGGGGCGACCGGGATCCCGGCGCGCCCACCCTCACCGAGGACACCCGCAAGGCCATCGCCGCGCTGCCCGGCGCGGCCGAGGCCCGCGGCGTGGTCAGCGGCTTCGCGGGGATAGCCGACCGCAAGGGCGCGCTGATCGGCGACGGCTTCTCCACCACCGGCACCAACTACGTCCCCGGCGCGGACGGCAACGACCCGCGCTACCCGCTCCACGACGGGCGCGGCCCGCGCACCTCCGGCGAGATCGCCCTCGACGCGAAGACCGCCGAGAAGGGCGGCTACAAGGTCGGCGACACCGTCCGCGTCGCCGTCAACGGCCCGGTCATGGAGCTGAAGCTCACCGGCACCCTGGGCACCAACGACCCCCGGATCGTCTCCGGCGGCTCGCTGGCCGCCTTCGACACCGCCACCGCTCAGCAGCTCTACCTCAGCCCCGGCCAGTACGCCGAGATCGACGTCAAGGGCAAGCCCGGAGCGGACGACACCGCCCTGCTCACCGCCGTCCGGCAGACCGTGCCCGCGTCCGACAGCATCGAGGCCAACACCGGCCGCCACCTGGCGGCCGAGCAGGAGCGGATGATCGACGAGGGCACCAAGGGCATGTCCACCGTGCTGCTGGTCTTCGCCGGGATCTCGCTCTTCGTCGGCATCTTCATCATCGCCAACACCTTCACCATGCTGATCGCCCAGCGCACCAAGGAGCTGGCCCTGCTCCGCGCCGTCGGCGCCAGCCGCAAGCAGATCACCCTCTCGGTGCTGGCCGAGGCGCTGCTGGTCGGCCTGGCCGCCTCGATCGGCGGTCTGCTCGCCGGTGTCGGCATCGCCTCCGGGCTCAAGGCCCTGCTCAACGGACCCTGGGGCGCCAACCTGCCGGACGGCCCGCTGGTGATCGCCCCGTCCACGGTGATCGCCTCGCTCGTCGTCGGTGTCGTGGTCACCGTGCTGGCCGCCCTGCTGCCCTCGCTGCGCGCCTCCCGGATCGCCCCGGTCGCCGCGATGAGCTCGGCCGAGCAGCCGGCCACCCAGAAGTCCCTGCTGGTGCGGAACATCATCGGTCTGTTCTTCGCCGCGATCGGCACCGGCGGACTGCTGGCCGGCGCGGCCGCCAAGTCGGTCAACCTGGTCGGCCTCTCCTCGGCCGCGCTGATGGTCGGTGTCTTCGTCCTCACCCCGCTGCTGTCGCGGCCGGTGATCGCGCTGTTCGCGCCTGCTCTGCGCAAGCTGTACGGCACGCCCGGCAAGCTGGCCCGGGAGAACGCGGTGCGCAACCCGCGCCGCACCGCCGCCACCGCCTCCGCCCTCACCATCGGCGTGACCCTGATCACCGCGCTGACCGTGGTCGGCGCCTCGGTGAACAAGGCCGCGGACGACTCCTCCGCGAGCGACCTCAAGGCCGACTACGTCGTCGCCATGAAGAACTCCTCCGTGCTCGCGCCCGAGGTCGCCGCCCAGATCGCCAAGATCCCCGGGGTCACCGCGATGAGCACCGAGCGCACGGTGAAGGTGCGGTCCGCCACCGACGCCGAGGACCGCTCGCTGCTCACCGCCGTGGACGCCGCGGCCTTCGGCCGCCTGGTCGACGTCAGGGTCACCGAGGGATCGGCCGACGCGCTCGAGCAGGGCCGGCTGATCAGCAGCGTCGGCTACGCGAAGAACCAGGGGCTCACGGTCGGCTCGACGCTCGACGTCACCTACCCGGACGGCAGCCGCGGCAGCCTCACCGTCGGCGCCCTGGCCGAGGGCAGCAACCTGGTGGCCGGGCTGATCGCCCCCGCCCACGTGGTCGCCCCGCACGCCGACCCCACGGTCGGCCTGGAGAAGGTGCTGGTCAAGGGATCCGCGGGCGCCACTCCCGAGCTGAAGCAGGCGCTGCGCGACGCCACCGGCAGCAACCCGCTGATCAGCGTGGACGGTCAGAAGGACATCAGGGCCGAGAACCAGCGGGCCGTCACCGCCGTGCTGAACGTCATGTACGGGCTGCTGGGCATGTCCGTCGTCGTCGCCGTCCTCGGCGTGGTGAACACCATGGCGATGTCGGTGTTCGAGCGTCGCCGGGAGATCGGCATGCTGCGGGCGATCGGCCTGGACCGGCGCGGGATCGGCCGGATGGTCCGGCTGGAGTCGCTGATGATCGCACTGTTCGGCGGGGTGGTCGGCGTACTGCTCGGGATCGTCACCGCCTGGGCGGCGACCCGGACGATCGCCGGGGTGTTCAAGAACATCACCGTGGTGGTGCCGCCGGTGCAGATCGGGCTGTTCCTGGTCGCCGCCGCGGTGATCGGCCTGCTGGCCGCCCTCTGGCCGGCCCGCCGGGCCGCCCGGACGGACATCCTGGGCGCGATCAAGAGCGAGTAG
- a CDS encoding ABC transporter ATP-binding protein, translating to MTMSATAVRTGRAAARATGLNKVYGEGETRVVALDNVSVTFPQGEFTAIMGPSGSGKSTLMHCMAGLDTVSSGSSTIGDTELVGLKDKQLTQLRRDHIGFVFQAFNLLPTLTALENITLPMDIAGRKADKQWLDRVVETVGLSGRLSHRPSQLSGGQQQRVACARALAGKPDIVFADEPTGNLDSRSGAEILSFLRNSVRELGQTVVMVTHDPVAAAYADRVVFLADGRIVDELTNPTADTVLDRMRRFDAKGRTS from the coding sequence GTGACGATGTCCGCAACCGCCGTCCGCACCGGCCGGGCGGCCGCCCGCGCCACCGGCCTGAACAAGGTCTACGGGGAGGGCGAGACCCGCGTGGTCGCCCTCGACAACGTCAGCGTCACCTTCCCCCAGGGCGAGTTCACCGCGATCATGGGCCCCTCCGGCTCCGGCAAGTCCACCCTCATGCACTGCATGGCCGGCCTCGACACCGTCAGCTCCGGCTCCTCCACCATCGGCGACACCGAACTCGTCGGCCTCAAGGACAAGCAGCTCACCCAGCTGCGCCGCGACCACATCGGCTTCGTCTTCCAGGCCTTCAACCTCCTCCCCACCCTCACCGCCCTCGAGAACATCACCCTCCCCATGGACATCGCCGGCCGCAAGGCCGACAAGCAGTGGCTCGACCGCGTCGTCGAGACCGTCGGACTCTCCGGCCGCCTCTCCCACCGCCCCAGCCAGCTCTCCGGCGGCCAGCAGCAGCGCGTCGCCTGCGCCCGCGCCCTCGCCGGCAAGCCCGACATCGTCTTCGCCGACGAACCCACCGGCAACCTCGACTCCCGCTCCGGCGCCGAGATCCTCTCCTTCCTGCGCAACTCCGTCCGCGAACTCGGCCAGACCGTCGTCATGGTCACCCACGACCCCGTCGCCGCCGCCTACGCCGACCGCGTCGTCTTCCTCGCCGACGGCCGCATCGTCGACGAACTCACCAACCCCACCGCCGACACCGTCCTGGACCGCATGCGCCGCTTCGACGCCAAGGGCCGCACCAGCTGA
- a CDS encoding restriction endonuclease, whose product MAGRRNNGVLAVWAEAQRQEQRREEARWRAQAAEQRRWEREQREAQKAAARTEREAQRAYQQSREAEAARRTAELDGRVEELRGLLTAGLDRPAFRAQSLLAPRPVPPFEPGRLGEPVPMPDQAHYQVPPPDQAQARNPGVRQQYEQYVAQARARFEHDWYAAQAAEAERRRRLGEYHGQYLEWVARFRREDEERAARTEESLRRLRSGEAEAVQEYFSAVLYASAGWPEGFPHRLVAAWEASSRQLVVNWELPGPDVVPATGRVRYVRTDDREAEVARPATERKALYREVLAQSALRVVTELYRADGDGLLASVVLNGFVRGIDPATGREAERFLTTVTVDRAEFAGLTLDRVAAVECFQGLGGVLSARPERLDEVRPDRLPETVGGSVAGQGGEDDPDLFEMDPIEFEELIAELFRLRGFRVMTTARSGDAGVDVVAEDLDPVTGGRIVIQAKRYRSTVSPTAVRDLDSTVRHHGAIKGILVTTAGFGPGSYEYIRNKPLTLVSGPELVELLAEQGLRGRLGERTAGGGASRNGGNSSGGDGNGGPTADGATADGAAAGTTGATSTVTLSWGSRTAGGDPVELDVSAFLCASGRVLDDEHFVFFNNPQDPDGAVRLHPTRSVPGEPLRRAELTLDTARLAPAVDEVVVAVSTEEEESPALPLGYVHGLALTGAFGPDAEGPAHWAAATGGVPESAMVVGSFQRHGGGWRFTPGGTPVPGGLAGLAVRWGVAVE is encoded by the coding sequence GTGGCGGGGCGGCGGAACAACGGGGTGCTGGCGGTCTGGGCGGAGGCGCAGCGGCAGGAGCAGCGCCGGGAGGAGGCGCGCTGGCGCGCCCAGGCCGCCGAGCAGCGCCGGTGGGAGCGCGAGCAGCGCGAGGCGCAGAAGGCGGCGGCCCGCACCGAGCGGGAGGCACAGCGGGCGTACCAGCAGTCCCGGGAGGCCGAGGCCGCCCGGCGGACGGCCGAACTCGACGGCCGGGTGGAGGAGTTGCGGGGTCTGCTGACGGCCGGTCTGGACCGTCCGGCGTTCCGGGCGCAGAGCCTGCTGGCCCCGCGCCCGGTGCCGCCGTTCGAGCCGGGACGGCTGGGCGAGCCGGTGCCGATGCCGGACCAGGCGCACTACCAGGTACCGCCGCCGGACCAGGCGCAGGCCCGGAACCCGGGGGTGCGGCAGCAGTACGAGCAGTACGTGGCGCAGGCGCGGGCCCGGTTCGAGCACGACTGGTACGCGGCGCAGGCCGCCGAGGCGGAGCGGCGGCGGCGGCTGGGCGAGTACCACGGGCAGTACCTGGAGTGGGTGGCCCGGTTCCGCCGCGAGGACGAGGAGCGCGCCGCCCGGACCGAGGAGTCGCTGCGCCGGCTGCGGTCCGGCGAGGCGGAGGCGGTGCAGGAGTACTTCTCCGCCGTGCTGTACGCCTCGGCGGGCTGGCCGGAGGGCTTCCCGCACCGGCTGGTGGCGGCCTGGGAGGCGAGCAGCCGCCAGCTGGTGGTGAACTGGGAGCTGCCCGGCCCGGACGTGGTCCCGGCGACCGGCCGGGTGCGGTACGTGAGGACGGACGACCGGGAGGCCGAGGTGGCCCGCCCGGCGACCGAGCGCAAGGCGCTCTACCGGGAGGTGCTGGCGCAGAGCGCGCTGCGGGTGGTCACCGAGCTGTACCGGGCGGACGGGGACGGGCTGCTGGCCTCGGTGGTGCTGAACGGCTTCGTCCGCGGCATCGACCCGGCGACCGGCCGGGAGGCGGAGCGCTTCCTGACCACGGTGACGGTCGACCGGGCCGAGTTCGCCGGTCTCACGCTGGACCGGGTGGCGGCGGTGGAGTGCTTCCAGGGGCTGGGCGGGGTGCTGTCCGCGCGTCCCGAGCGGCTGGACGAGGTGCGCCCGGACCGGTTGCCGGAGACGGTCGGCGGCAGTGTGGCCGGGCAGGGCGGCGAGGACGACCCCGACCTCTTCGAGATGGATCCGATCGAGTTCGAGGAGCTGATCGCGGAGCTGTTCCGGCTGCGCGGTTTCCGGGTGATGACCACGGCCCGCAGCGGGGACGCCGGGGTGGACGTGGTCGCCGAGGACCTCGATCCGGTGACCGGCGGACGGATCGTCATCCAGGCCAAGCGCTACCGTTCGACGGTCTCCCCCACGGCGGTGCGCGACCTCGACTCGACGGTCCGGCACCACGGTGCGATCAAGGGGATCCTGGTGACCACGGCCGGGTTCGGACCGGGTTCGTACGAGTACATCCGCAACAAGCCGCTGACGCTGGTGAGTGGTCCCGAGCTGGTGGAGCTGCTGGCCGAGCAGGGCCTGCGCGGCCGGCTCGGGGAGCGGACCGCGGGCGGCGGCGCGAGCAGGAACGGGGGGAACAGCTCGGGCGGTGACGGGAACGGCGGCCCCACGGCCGACGGAGCCACGGCCGACGGAGCCGCGGCGGGCACCACGGGCGCGACCAGCACCGTGACCCTCTCCTGGGGCAGCCGCACGGCCGGCGGCGACCCGGTCGAACTGGACGTCTCGGCGTTCCTCTGCGCGAGCGGGCGGGTGCTGGACGACGAGCACTTCGTGTTCTTCAACAATCCGCAGGACCCGGACGGCGCCGTCCGGCTGCACCCCACCCGCTCGGTGCCGGGCGAGCCGCTCCGCCGGGCCGAACTCACGTTGGACACCGCCCGGCTGGCCCCGGCGGTGGACGAGGTGGTGGTGGCGGTGTCCACCGAGGAGGAGGAGTCGCCGGCCCTGCCGCTCGGCTACGTGCACGGTCTGGCCCTGACCGGCGCGTTCGGTCCGGACGCGGAAGGCCCGGCGCACTGGGCGGCGGCCACCGGCGGGGTGCCGGAGAGCGCGATGGTCGTCGGCTCCTTCCAACGGCACGGCGGCGGCTGGCGGTTCACGCCGGGCGGGACACCGGTGCCGGGCGGTCTGGCCGGTCTCGCGGTGCGCTGGGGCGTCGCGGTCGAGTAG
- a CDS encoding maleylpyruvate isomerase N-terminal domain-containing protein, producing the protein MITTDAATGPVPPGPVTPDDLALVLRLAADTLRSAPAGTDWSRPAGGVDWDCWSTVEHLADDLLAYAAQLGPDEPPRDRYVPFVARRPFPGGPNNFVFAEREDGPAALLEVLAASGGLMVSIARTRGPEVRAFHPWGLADPAGFVAMSLVEALVHLHDVAEGLGLPWEPPAEVCARTLSRLFPDVRPDPAGAWPTLLWATGRRTLPGRPRRTGWRWYADVPGTA; encoded by the coding sequence ATGATCACCACCGACGCCGCGACCGGGCCCGTCCCGCCCGGCCCCGTGACCCCCGACGACCTGGCCCTCGTGCTGCGGCTCGCCGCCGACACCCTGCGCTCCGCCCCCGCCGGCACCGACTGGTCCCGGCCGGCCGGCGGCGTCGACTGGGACTGCTGGAGCACCGTCGAACACCTGGCGGACGACCTGCTGGCCTACGCGGCCCAGCTCGGCCCGGACGAGCCGCCGCGCGACCGCTACGTGCCCTTCGTCGCCCGGCGCCCGTTCCCCGGCGGGCCGAACAACTTCGTGTTCGCCGAACGGGAGGACGGACCGGCCGCACTGCTGGAGGTGCTGGCCGCGAGCGGCGGACTGATGGTCTCGATCGCCCGCACCAGGGGGCCGGAGGTCCGGGCCTTCCACCCCTGGGGGCTGGCCGACCCGGCCGGGTTCGTCGCGATGAGCCTGGTGGAGGCCCTGGTGCACCTGCACGACGTGGCCGAGGGACTCGGCCTGCCCTGGGAGCCGCCGGCCGAGGTCTGCGCCCGCACCCTGTCCCGGCTGTTCCCGGACGTCCGCCCCGACCCGGCCGGTGCCTGGCCGACCCTGCTGTGGGCGACCGGCCGCCGCACCCTCCCCGGCCGCCCGCGCCGCACCGGGTGGCGCTGGTACGCGGACGTGCCCGGCACGGCCTGA
- a CDS encoding DUF2797 domain-containing protein, which translates to MSGTDGWVSTGLAWRDGRAVLSAVHGRRTHEREVVPGAEVGWRLGGPRRCIGALLAGRDERTPCPHRAGIAPDGGAVQCPPCQSVDRGLALARDQILDDGRTYRLYLAWFGEGLLKVGLTAEQRGTSRLLEQGALAWTFAARGALPAVRRAELTVSAAGLARERFKVRAKVEHWWQHGDAAHRRAVLTDARARAHELLHGHDVELLPGHPVVDQVGLFGLTGGAPDAYHAVEGLADGAVVAGRLRAPIGRHLLLDRPDGGPPLLLDTRLLTGWTLVPAPGRPPSGLVLVPRARPEPPDTQEALF; encoded by the coding sequence GTGAGCGGGACGGACGGGTGGGTCTCCACCGGGCTGGCGTGGCGGGACGGCCGGGCGGTGCTCAGCGCCGTCCACGGCCGCCGCACCCACGAGCGCGAGGTGGTGCCCGGTGCCGAGGTCGGCTGGCGGCTGGGCGGGCCGCGCCGCTGCATCGGGGCGCTGCTGGCCGGGCGGGACGAGCGCACGCCCTGCCCGCACCGGGCCGGGATCGCGCCGGACGGCGGCGCCGTGCAGTGCCCGCCCTGCCAGAGCGTGGACCGGGGCCTGGCGCTGGCCCGGGACCAGATCCTCGACGACGGCCGCACCTACCGGCTCTATCTCGCCTGGTTCGGCGAGGGCCTGCTGAAGGTCGGCCTGACCGCCGAGCAGCGCGGCACCAGCCGACTGCTCGAACAGGGCGCGCTGGCCTGGACCTTCGCCGCCCGGGGGGCGCTGCCCGCCGTCCGCCGGGCCGAACTCACCGTCTCCGCCGCCGGATTGGCCCGCGAGCGGTTCAAGGTCCGGGCCAAGGTGGAGCACTGGTGGCAGCACGGCGACGCCGCCCACCGCCGGGCCGTGCTGACCGACGCCCGGGCCCGTGCGCACGAGCTGCTGCACGGCCACGACGTGGAACTGCTGCCCGGCCACCCGGTGGTCGACCAGGTCGGGCTGTTCGGCCTGACCGGCGGCGCCCCCGACGCCTACCACGCGGTCGAGGGCCTGGCGGACGGCGCGGTCGTGGCCGGGCGGCTGCGCGCGCCGATCGGCCGGCACCTGCTGCTCGACCGGCCGGACGGCGGTCCGCCGCTGCTCCTGGACACCCGTCTGCTGACCGGCTGGACGCTCGTCCCGGCGCCCGGCCGCCCGCCGTCCGGGCTGGTACTGGTGCCCAGGGCGCGGCCCGAGCCTCCGGACACCCAGGAGGCGCTGTTCTGA